A region of Lycium barbarum isolate Lr01 chromosome 3, ASM1917538v2, whole genome shotgun sequence DNA encodes the following proteins:
- the LOC132631480 gene encoding fimbrin-2-like yields MAGYVGVLVSDPWLQYQFTQVELRTLKSHFNTMRRDKGGLTLADLPSQMAKLKHVGENLTEQERESFLTDSYKCMDDDVDFELFLRVYLKLQGHATARMGNNAKNSSAFLKSPTCTLLHTISESEKASYVAHINNYLGGDEFLKKILPIDPSTNNLFEIAKDGVLICKLINVAVPGTIDERAINMKRMLNPWERNENHTLCLNSAKAIGCTVVNIGTQDFIEGRRHLVLGVISQIIKIQLLADLNLKKTPQLVELVDDSKDVEALMSLPPEKILLRWMNFQLKKSGYRKIVTNFSSDIKDGEAYAHLLNVLAPENTNPSMLTLRDPLERAKLVLEHADRMGCKRYLTAKDIVEGSPNLNLAFVAHIFQHRNGLSTQTKQISFVEISPDEAQMSREERSFRFWINSLGNLSYIDNVFEDLRDGWVLLETLDKISPGIVNWKIATKPPIKMPFRKVENCNQVVKIGKQLKFSLVNIAGNDVVQGNKKLILAYLWQLMRCNMLQLLKNLRFHSHGKEITDAHILEWANSKVRNSGSQSHMTSFKDKSLSTGIFFLELLSSVHPRAVNWSLVTKGETEEQKKMNATYIISIARKLGCSIFLLPEDIIEVNQKMILTLTASIMYWHLKQPSEDQNFASSDSDSSSVDTASTSTLDDTTSESSVDDISNR; encoded by the exons ATGGCTGGATATGTTGGTGTATTGGTATCTGATCCATGGCTTCAATATCAGTTCACTCAGGTGGAACTCAGGACTTTAAAATCTCAC TTCAACACGATGAGGAGAGATAAGGGAGGTTTGACGCTGGCGGACTTGCCTTCCCAAATGGCGAAACTGAAACACGTTGGAGAGAATCTTACAGAGCAAGAAAGAGAGTCCTTTCTCACAGATTCCTATAAATGTATGGATGATGACGTTGATTTCGAGCTATTTCTTCGG GTGTATTTGAAACTCCAAGGACATGCCACAGCTAGAATGGGAAATAATGCCAAGAACTCATCAGCTTTCCTAAAGTCTCCAACTTGTACACTACTCCATACAATTAGTGAATCTGAGAAGGCATCATATGTTGCCCATATTAACAACTATCTTGGTggagatgaatttttgaaaaaaatcctTCCTATTGATCCTTCTACAAACAATCTCTTTGAGATTGCCAAGGATGGAGTTCTTATCTG TAAGCTTATCAATGTCGCTGTGCCTGGAACAATTGATGAACGAGCAATAAATATGAAGAGAATGCTTAATCCATGGGAAAGGAATGAAAATCACACTTTGTGCCTAAACTCAGCTAAGGCAATTGGATGTACTGTGGTCAATATTGGGACTCAAGACTTTATTGAAGGAAGG AGGCATCTTGTTCTTGGAGTAATATCTCAAATTATTAAG ATTCAACTATTGGCAGATCTCAATCTAAAGAAAACACCTCAATTGGTGGAGTTAGTTGATGATAGCAAG GATGTAGAGGCGTTGATGAGCCTTCCTCCAGAAAAGATCCTGCTTAGATGGATGAATTTTCAATTGAAGAAATCTGGATACAGGAAAATCGTGACAAACTTCTCTTCTGACATTAAG GATGGGGAAGCTTATGCTCACCTCCTAAATGTTCTAGCACCAGAGAACACCAATCCTTCCATGCTCACTTTAAGAGACCCTTTAGAAAGAGCAAAATTGGTCCTGGAACATGCAGATAGGATGGGCTGCAAAAGATACTTAACGGCGAAAGATATTGTGGAAGGTTCTCCAAATCTTAACCTTGCATTTGTGGCACATATCTTTCAGCATAG GAATGGGCTTTCAACACAAACAAAACAGATATCATTTGTTGAGATATCACCAGATGAAGCTCAGATGTCCAGGGAAGAAAGATCATTTCGCTTTTGGATCAATAGTCTTGGAAATTTATCATACATAGACAATGTTTTCGAAGATCTTAGAGATGG ATGGGTGCTTTTGGAGACCCTTGACAAGATCTCCCCAGGAATTGTTAATTGGAAAATTGCCACTAAGCCTCCAATTAAGATGCCTTTCAGAAAAGTAGAAAATTGCAACCAAGTAGTCAAGATTGGCAAACAATTGAAGTTTTCCCTAGTAAATATTGCTGGAAATGACGTTGTGCAGGGAAACAAGAAGTTAATATTGG CTTACTTGTGGCAGTTAATGAGATGTAACATGCTTCAGCTCCTAAAGAATTTGAGGTTTCACTCCCATGGGAAGGAAATTACTGATGCCCACATTTTGGAGTGGGCTAACAGCAAAGTAAGAAACTCAGGAAGCCAGAGTCATATGACAAGTTTTAAG GATAAGAGTTTGTCAACTGGAATCTTTTTCCTTGAACTGCTAAGTTCTGTTCATCCTCGAGCTGTTAACTGGAGTCTTGTAACAAAAGGGGAAACAG AGGAGCAGAAGAAGATGAATGCAACCTACATAATCAGTATTGCCAGGAAGCTGGGATGTTCAATTTTTTTGCTACCTGAAGATATAATTGAG GTAAATCAAAAGATGATCCTTACGCTGACAGCAAGTATAATGTATTGGCACTTGAAACAACCGTCAGAGGACCAAAATTTTGCATCTTCAGATAGCGATAGTAGCTCAGTAGACACAGCCTCAACCTCTACATTGGACGATACAACTTCTGAGTCTTCAGTGGATGATATCAGTAACAGATAA